Genomic DNA from Thermodesulfobacteriota bacterium:
CGCACAAGAGAAAAAATGTCAACACGGTTTTTCAGAACTATGCTCTTTTCCCGCACATGAATGTTTTTGAAAATATCGCCTATGGTCTCAAGGTTGACGGCGTCAAGAGGGATGCTGTGAAGGAAAGGGTTAAAAATATGCTTAAGCTTATGAAACTTGAAGAGTGGGAGAAGAGTGAACCTCACCATCTTTCAGGTGGCATGAAACAGCGTGTAGCGCTTGCGAGGGCCCTGATTAAAGAACCGGAAGTGCTTCTACTTGACGAGCCTTTGAGCGCGTTGGACTTGAAAATCAGACAGCATCTTCTGATTGAGCTAAAGAGTCTCCACGAGAGGATCGGTTCGACATTCATCTACGTAACCCATGATCAGGGAGAGGCTTTAAGTATCTCTGACAGAATTCTAATTCTCGACAGGGGCAAAATAGTTCAGATTGGAACCCCTGTAGAAATATACGAGAATCCTTCAACTCGGTTTTCCGCAGAATTTATAGGTGACATGAATTTTATCGATGGAACGGTAATAAGGTCAGAAACTGATAAAGCAATCGTAAAGATTGACAGCGTAGGCGAGGTGATTGTAAAATCAAAAGAGGGGATATCTGTGAGCGACAATATCACTGTCAGTGTAAGACCGGAGAGGGTACTTTTGTTCAGAGACCATGAAAAGGCAAATGGTTTAAACTGCATCGCTGGAAAACTGGTCGAGACAATTTACGAAGGATCAGTCGTTGAATACATAATAGCCCTAGAAAATGGAC
This window encodes:
- a CDS encoding ABC transporter ATP-binding protein, whose amino-acid sequence is MNQTGFSISDEKADMTTEGHEVYPAQQEPAIVFDHVTKRYANFVALDNVSFAVKTGELFSFLGPSGSGKTTILRILGGFEEPEEGSVYIFGNRVNGIPPHKRKNVNTVFQNYALFPHMNVFENIAYGLKVDGVKRDAVKERVKNMLKLMKLEEWEKSEPHHLSGGMKQRVALARALIKEPEVLLLDEPLSALDLKIRQHLLIELKSLHERIGSTFIYVTHDQGEALSISDRILILDRGKIVQIGTPVEIYENPSTRFSAEFIGDMNFIDGTVIRSETDKAIVKIDSVGEVIVKSKEGISVSDNITVSVRPERVLLFRDHEKANGLNCIAGKLVETIYEGSVVEYIIALENGLVVTAEARGGNAHEKLTTGDSLYFCWRVEDAIVLKN